Part of the Desulfovibrio desulfuricans genome, CAAGAACGCACAGTATTTTCCCTAACATGGCTACCTCCAATAATTTGCGCGGGCATTTGCCTGCGAGGGAATAATGGCTTCACCTAAATCCAGAATATGGAAAGTTTGATTCCTGTAGAGCAAAAATTTTTCTTTCCAAAAACCTCAGACAGTTGCCCCAAACGGGTTAAAAACAGTGGAGTATCACCGTCTTTGTACGAATCGGATTCACCCATACTTGACTAAATATGACACGCCAACCACGATATGTTCATGCGTTGTATCATCTTGCTCATATGCATGAACTTTTTCATGGGGTGCACCACTCCCTTAGCCATCGATGTCCACCGGGAAGCGTTGAGATGTGGATTTCATGAAATGCGCCTGCCAACGCAACCGTTTACTTTGTACGGCTTGCTTCGTCCTGGCTTATCGCCTCACTCAAAAGTTTTGCGCGTGTATATTGAAGGCGACGGACACGCTTGGGAGTCTCGCACCCGGCCATCAACAGACCCCACGCCGCGCAATCCTGTTACCCTGCGCCTGGCTATGGCTGATCCGGGGGCGGACACTGTGCTTTATCTGGCGCGACCATGCCAATATGTTCAGGGCGAGGACAGACGGCAGTGCTCAAAGCGCTACTGGACGTCAGCGCGGCTTGGGCCAGAAGTGATAAACAGCCTTGGTGCGGCAATTACCCTAGCCAAGGCTGCTTGCGGGGCAGAGCAGGTCATTCTGGTCGGGTTTTCTGGCGGTGGCGGGGCTGCGGCACTACTTGCTGCCACGAGGGAGGATGTGGCCTTTCTGGGCACGGTTGCGGGCAATCTTGATACTGAAGCTTGGGCAGACCTGCAGGGCGTGAGTCCGCTTACAGAATCCTTGAACCCTATGGCGGTGGCTCCATCGCTGCAGCACTTGCCCCAGCGGCATTTAAGCAGCCGCACGGATGCGACCATGCCCCCGGAAATCAGCGAGGGGTTCTGCCGGGCAGTGAACCAGTCAGAAAGTTGCGTTGTCATTTCAGGCGTGCCGCATGGCGGGCCGTGGCAACGTTACTGGGGTTATGATTATTCTTCTGGTAAGCCCTGACCTCAATTTTAACCATATTCGTAGCAGTCATTCCGCTATAACTCTCACTGCCAAAGTCAAAAAATCCATTTTTACTGCGTGCCTAGCGCCTAACGATTCTGCAAGGTTTTTATTCCGTGCAGTAGTCTTTATTTGCATCTGCGCGACGAGGTCATGCTTTTATAATTAATTACGATATCGGGCTATTACATGCCTATATAGTATGAAAACTACTGGAGGATATTGAATAATGAGCAATTTAGCATCTGAAACCACAGTTTTTGAGCAGTTGGAGAAAAATCTTCCGCCGGTCTTTTCACGCGAGGAAGCGGCTCGGCAGATGGGGGGGCTGATCAAGGCCAAAACCCTTTCAAACCTTGATGCCACAGGCAACGGGCCATGGGTAAAAATTCGGATTCGAAAAAAAGTCTGCTATGAGCGCAGAAGCTTTTTGCAATGGCTGCGGCAGTACGTTCATCAATGAGCGAAAGCAAAAGTTGCACTGACAGTTCCGCAAAGGGGGCATGATCCACATCATGCCCCCTTTGCTATTATATGCGGCAATTTTTTTCCCGTTGTGGAATTTTTCAACATTTAAGGCAAAAAGGATGTTTTACCATGGATATGAACAGATTTGTTTACGCTGGAACACCCGATAGAGGTTATGGTCCCTGGGTTTTTATTGAAGACACACCAGAATCGCGCTTACAGGCGCTTGATGAAGGGTATACAGCGTTCTCAACCACAAGCTTCGCTTACGAACCCGAGAAGGGGAAACCTGAGCCAGTTCGTTACGGCGACCTGTGGCTGGACATCGACTGCAAAGAAGCGCCGTTTCTGGCAGTGATCGCGGCACGCACGTTTGTCACGGATTTGGCCAGTGCTTACGATGGTTTTGACCCAGCCATGCTCGATTACTTCATGAGCGGCAGCAAAGGGGTTCATATCCGCATTCCAGCTGAAATTTTTGGCGGCGAAAACGGACACCCATTCCTGCCCCGGTTGCATCACAAGATGCTTGAAAGGCATTTTTCGCAGCCCCCCCACAACCAGGCGCTAGGATTACTGGCTCTAGGAGAATCTGTGCCCGCGAAGCTTAAGGATACAACTGTCGGCGACCTTGTTGATGGAAGCCTGTATTGCATGGGCAAGGGGCATCTGCTGCGTGCTCCCAATGTCAGGCGGCTTGACGGGCGCTACAAGGTCCAGGTCAGCGTAGAAACATTTTTTGAGCGGGATATTGATTCCCTGCTTGATCTGACGCGAGAACCTGGAACAGCCTCAATCCAGGCAATTGCCCCGGTCGCGACGGGGATGGCAGATCTTTACGACCATGTCCTGATAAGCTGGCAATCTTTAGACCCAGGCAGTTACAACCTTCAATCTCTTTCAGAATGCCAGTTTATGGGCCACTGTCGTGAAAATGCCCGAACGTTGAGCGAACCTGAATGGTTTATGATGCTGCGGGCGCTGGCCCCTTTGGGTGAAAAAGGGCTTGAGCTGGCTCAGGAATACAGTCGCCCCCACCCGGAATACTCGGCGCAGAAAACCCGTGCCAAGTTTTTGCATGCTCTGGATAAGGGCTACCCGGCCAGCTGCCAGGAAATTCAAACAATTTTCCAGTGTAGCCCTCGCTGCAAGGTTCGCAGCCCTCTTGACCTGGAACGCAAGCGCCAGAGCGATGCCGTGGTCGCGGCTGAGTCTTTCTGTCTGGAGAAAGACGGTCTGTACTATTCCGCATCGCGTGGCGCATTGGAAGGCGACAGTTTTAAAGTGAGCAGCCCCATACGTGTGCTAGGAAAAATGCGCAATACGGACGGCACTGGATGGGCAAGGTTGGTGGAGCTGGTTACACCTGATGGCAGGAATAAAAAACTGGATATTGCCATGAGGGACTGTGTGGGACGGGGGGATAGTGTGCTGGCCCTACTTTGCGATCATGGACTTGAGCTGACCGGCGGAAAGATGGGAAAATTTGTTATGGATTACCTGCGGCTTGCCGCTACGGATAAGGTATTCATCAACGTGGAACGTCTGGGGTGGCATGGCAACCGGTATGTCCTTCCAGATGCGATTTTTGGCGAGGGGGGAAACGAAGAAATCAACTACACGCAGGAAAACAGTTTGTTCAAATGCTCTGGCGGGCTTGGGCAGTGGCAGGAGCACATTGGGCGTTATTGCCGAGGCAATACCCTGTTGATGCTGGTTTCAGCTTTTGCCTTGACTGGGCCGCTTCTGCATATTTGTGGGGTTGAGGGGGGAGGGTTGCATCTGTTCGGCCCTTCATCAACAGGCAAGACGACGTTGGCTCTGTTGGCGGGTAGTCTTTGCGGAGGCAATGAAAACAAGGGGTTTGTGCGGCAGTGGCGCAGTACGCACAACGCTATCGAGCATACCGCAGTTCAGCACAATGACGGCCTGCTGGTCATGGATGAAAGCGGGCAAGCCACAGCCGACACCGTTGCCCAGACGATTTACATGTTGTCCAACGGCCAGGGCAAGGAGCGCATGCGGGCCGATGCCACGCAGCGCAAAGCCTATCAGTGGCGAGTCCAGCTGTTTTCCACAGGCGAATTGACAATGGACGAAAAGATTGAAGAAACGGGAAAATTTCGCGCGATGGCGGGTCAGAATGTTCGCGTTGTCAATCTCCCTATTGATCGTGGGGCCGGTAAAAACTCCTATTCCTGTTTGCATGGCTTCGAAAACCCCGCGTCCCTGAGTGAGCATTTAAAGGATGCCACGAGGCATTTCTACGGTACGCCTCTTAGGGCCTTTTTGACGGCCTTGTGTGGTGTCAGCAATCAGGAACTGGATGCTAATGGGGCTGATATCAAAGAAAATATCGAAAAATTTGCCAAGGCATACTGCCCTGATGGTTCGTGTGGCCAGGTTCGTCGTGTTGCCGTAAAATTTGGTCTGATAGCCGCTGCGGGCATGTTCGCAGCGAAAAACGGCATTCTGCCCTGGACGCCGGAAGAATCACGTGACGCTGTGGCGGAATGGTTCAAAATCTGGCTTGATGGCCGTGGCGGCGTCGGCAATCTGGAAATCATGAAGGCACTTGACCGCTTCAAGGACTTCTTTGCACGCCACGGCAGGAGCCGTTTTGTTGAGGTGAACGGTTTGGGGGAAAATATGCGCGACCTTGCGGGCTACAGGTGGGAAGACAAGGGAGAACAGAGGTTTTTTATGATAACCCCGGCCTTCAACGACCTCGCCAAAGGAGTAAACAGGCATGAGCTTTTAGAGCACATGAAACAGCAGGGCTGGCTTTTGACAAACGGCAAGGGGAGCCTTGTGACCACAAAGTGGATCAGCGGGCGTAACGTTCGTGGTTACGGTTTTATCCCGTCTACATGGGAGGGTATGGCTGGAAATATTGAGCTGAAGCCCCAGGTAAAAGCGGGGGACATGGAATTTGGCGGGGAGTTTTAACCTGTGCGGCGCACAAAAGCGTTTGTGTGGTTTTTATCATTAAATATCAGTATATTACTGAGTTTTCAGTCGCCACACAAACGCACAGCCGCGCAATGGTTTTTTATCATGATGTAACAATGGCAAATATGGAGACAATTAGGCTGGAAATTATCCAATCTATGAAAGAGGCTGCACCCGGCATGATAGCGAGAGGTTTCTCGGTATGGGAAAGGCTCGGTATGGACACTGCCATATCGAGCCTCAGTGCGTGTAAATGAAGTACGGACTCTGCGAATCAGAATGCGATGCGCAGTCCTGCCCGCCTAATGCATGCAGCTGTTCCCGCTTTTGCCCTCGTTCCTGTTCGGGGGCCTCTTATCAGTACAGGCAGATGCCGTTGGGCAGGCTTTGTCCTTCGCAGCTGTTATCTTCGGCGTGCAGGATCGTAAGAACGCGCCACTATCCGGCATATGCAGAAATTAAAAGCGCATTTTGATCCTTGTGAGGGCTGTGCGTCTGTGCGGAAACACAAAACACCTGAAAAACGGGCGATTTTGCCCTCAAAATTGCGCACAATGTTATCTGTGCGGTGTATTGTATCCCTGGAATGAGTATATTCTCTTGAAATATCAGTCTGTTGTTGGGATCAGAAGTGCCAAAGTCAAACGAGGTGTGCTAACTGGTGCTGGCTCGCAGACATCTAGGGCGTTGATTCAAAAAAAAATTGCTGAAAAGGTGCCTGCCCGCCCTTGGGGTGGCAAAAACAGGCGGCAACATCGACTGCCGAGGCGTTGCCCGAGTGGCAATGTCCTGCCCGTAATGGAAGAGGCTAGATTAACACTTTGTTATTATTGTATTAATTAAATATGAGGCTCTGTTTTTATGGGTTTTGCGGCGCAAATCCGGCGAACCGGGGGCGATTCGGTCATCTTGCTGGAAGACAAATCCGGGGTAACGCCCACATTTGGCGGACGATTGGGGGGGGGGCAAACGAATCCCTGAAATACAAAGGCGTGTTCCTGGTGGAGAGCTAAAATATGGATTTAAGGGCATAGTACGTTGCCTTTCCCTGGCCTTCTTTGTGGACTATCCGCATTGCAGTGAGCGAATTCAACAAGTCACGAACCTTGTCTTCACAAAAACCAGTTTTTGCTTCTATTTCTTTACGTTTGGCAGAGCCCGACCGCAAGCTTTCAACCACTGCCCGTTGATCAGGAGAAAGATTGTGCTCGGCGGGAGCTGTAAGCGCGATGTCCGGTGAAGGCGAGGGACATCCTTCGCCGGGTGCAGTTTTAACACCCGTTGTAATGCTGTTCATGGGAAACTCAATTTCTTTCCCATCAGCTCCCGTAATGGCTAGAAATTCCCATTCCGAAGCACCCAGCGGTAAATGCAACCATAATGTTTTTTTCTGAAGAACACAGGCGGCCTTGCAAACTTTAAAATGAACACCCATCGTCAAACCGTCTTGTGCCGCCGCATGCTGGACAGCTTCAGTCCCCATCTTTTTTTCAAGAATTTGCGTACTGCCAATCAACACGAGCTCGCCATGATTACGATTGCTGGTATCAGCGCTACCACGCGCTTTTGCCAGCATTGTTCCTGCATTTCCATTATCCAGAGTGTGGTGCACCACAACAACGCAAATGCCGCGTTGTTGAAGTTTTTCAATCCAGTCATATACCTTGTTGATCGCTATGGTTTGGGTTGCTTGCCCCTCTTGCATCAATGTAGTTAGGTTATCTAGTATAATGTAACGGCAATTAGTTTTTTTCAGAAGGGTTGTAACTTTGTTGCAAAACAGCGGTTCAGTGAGTGAAAATGCGCAATCCGTTGCCATATGGTCATACTTGGAAAGCACGAACAGGCGCTGAGATATTTCGTCAGCGAGACCAACTTGAGCCAGTCGTTGAATAAAATCTTCCTTTGGTGTCTCGCTGTTTATGTACATGACATTGCCGCCTCCGGTGGATGGGATGCAGCCAAACAGGGCGTTCCCGCTGATTACAGCTTTGGTGATGGCAAGGCAGACAAAGCTTTTCCCCGTGTCTTTTAAGCCGTGCAACAGTACATTGCGCTGAGGGGGAAGGATATGCTGGACTGTGACGTCCGTGATAGACATCGGCTGTTGGGCGACATTCACAACACTGGGTGTGAATAGTACCAGTTCATCCTCGAGGGGTGTTACCGCTGGCCTGTCATGCGCCCTGGGTGCCTTAAAAATGCCCAACGTCCGTCCCCACGAGATGTATTCATCATCGGAAACAGCTTCTTTAATTACTTGTTGTGCCAGCCATGAGGGGCGCTCAACGGCATCAAGCCACATAGACTTACGCAGCAGTTCATCCTCGGCATCGGTGATGCCCTCCACATGTCCATTCTGGTCATAGTTTGGTTGGGAGTGAAGTAGAAAACCGCAGAAAACCTGGAAGCTTCTGGCATGCGCGCCAATGATGTGATCCTTGTACAGGTTGACCGTTGCCATGCTCTCTTTTGTAGGAGCAGGAACAAATACAACGTGGTGACCGTGAAAGTAACTCCACGGCAGCACGGACAGGTCAGTTCCCAAGTGGGCTGTGACAATGTTTTCTGCGGGGGTGTGCCCGCGAGTTTCTTCTAGCAGATGCTGGAGCTTCAGTGCCGTACGCATATCTTGGCAAAGAATGACTGGGGCGTGGGGATGCTGGTCCATCAGATGCTGGTTAAGGAAGTGAGCAGTTGGCTTGTACTTCCCCATGCAAAGCACACTATCGCCAACCGTGGCAGGAAGACAGAAGTCAGTCCCATTCAGCTGGTAGTGTAAGATGGATCCTATTTTTTGACGAGCAGTTCCATATATGTCTGCTTGTTCAATCAATTTAATGCAAGACGATCCAAGAGAACGTTCTGGGACGTAAAGCTGTTGGGGTATACGCTCTGTGGGCTCTTGAAGCGTGAAGCGCGACTTAGCAGTGTTCCTCTCGCTGGAGAGCTGATAAAGTTTTTCAAACGACATATTTAGAATGTTAGCCAGAGTCGCAAGTGAGTCCATGCGGGACAAGTTAAAAACAGTGCAAATCAGCCTCGTCCATGTCGTTCCTGTGATTCTGCCGTTGTTGATGCTCCATCTAAGTTCGCCATCAGTTTCAAGCTCTCCAGCTACCCTTATCGAATCTCGGTCAGTGCCTGTATTGATATTCAGAAGCCTCTGAAGATGACTATTTCTGCCAGAACGAAACTGGTATGACGCTTCCCACTCTAGGAGAGCCGCAAAGAATACCTCCATGGTCAGGTCATCGTCCAGGCCGAAGATATTAGCAGTGT contains:
- a CDS encoding DUF927 domain-containing protein, whose translation is MDMNRFVYAGTPDRGYGPWVFIEDTPESRLQALDEGYTAFSTTSFAYEPEKGKPEPVRYGDLWLDIDCKEAPFLAVIAARTFVTDLASAYDGFDPAMLDYFMSGSKGVHIRIPAEIFGGENGHPFLPRLHHKMLERHFSQPPHNQALGLLALGESVPAKLKDTTVGDLVDGSLYCMGKGHLLRAPNVRRLDGRYKVQVSVETFFERDIDSLLDLTREPGTASIQAIAPVATGMADLYDHVLISWQSLDPGSYNLQSLSECQFMGHCRENARTLSEPEWFMMLRALAPLGEKGLELAQEYSRPHPEYSAQKTRAKFLHALDKGYPASCQEIQTIFQCSPRCKVRSPLDLERKRQSDAVVAAESFCLEKDGLYYSASRGALEGDSFKVSSPIRVLGKMRNTDGTGWARLVELVTPDGRNKKLDIAMRDCVGRGDSVLALLCDHGLELTGGKMGKFVMDYLRLAATDKVFINVERLGWHGNRYVLPDAIFGEGGNEEINYTQENSLFKCSGGLGQWQEHIGRYCRGNTLLMLVSAFALTGPLLHICGVEGGGLHLFGPSSTGKTTLALLAGSLCGGNENKGFVRQWRSTHNAIEHTAVQHNDGLLVMDESGQATADTVAQTIYMLSNGQGKERMRADATQRKAYQWRVQLFSTGELTMDEKIEETGKFRAMAGQNVRVVNLPIDRGAGKNSYSCLHGFENPASLSEHLKDATRHFYGTPLRAFLTALCGVSNQELDANGADIKENIEKFAKAYCPDGSCGQVRRVAVKFGLIAAAGMFAAKNGILPWTPEESRDAVAEWFKIWLDGRGGVGNLEIMKALDRFKDFFARHGRSRFVEVNGLGENMRDLAGYRWEDKGEQRFFMITPAFNDLAKGVNRHELLEHMKQQGWLLTNGKGSLVTTKWISGRNVRGYGFIPSTWEGMAGNIELKPQVKAGDMEFGGEF
- a CDS encoding AAA family ATPase yields the protein MSDKKHNNSINENITIEKRGYNEQDLIKFKHDEHHETVGYTNDHCWNVKNIPQSSLILQDRILTQLKNFIVKWSPHKSTSKPKESIPLASSSMFSPAFNNALSTANTANIFGLDDDLTMEVFFAALLEWEASYQFRSGRNSHLQRLLNINTGTDRDSIRVAGELETDGELRWSINNGRITGTTWTRLICTVFNLSRMDSLATLANILNMSFEKLYQLSSERNTAKSRFTLQEPTERIPQQLYVPERSLGSSCIKLIEQADIYGTARQKIGSILHYQLNGTDFCLPATVGDSVLCMGKYKPTAHFLNQHLMDQHPHAPVILCQDMRTALKLQHLLEETRGHTPAENIVTAHLGTDLSVLPWSYFHGHHVVFVPAPTKESMATVNLYKDHIIGAHARSFQVFCGFLLHSQPNYDQNGHVEGITDAEDELLRKSMWLDAVERPSWLAQQVIKEAVSDDEYISWGRTLGIFKAPRAHDRPAVTPLEDELVLFTPSVVNVAQQPMSITDVTVQHILPPQRNVLLHGLKDTGKSFVCLAITKAVISGNALFGCIPSTGGGNVMYINSETPKEDFIQRLAQVGLADEISQRLFVLSKYDHMATDCAFSLTEPLFCNKVTTLLKKTNCRYIILDNLTTLMQEGQATQTIAINKVYDWIEKLQQRGICVVVVHHTLDNGNAGTMLAKARGSADTSNRNHGELVLIGSTQILEKKMGTEAVQHAAAQDGLTMGVHFKVCKAACVLQKKTLWLHLPLGASEWEFLAITGADGKEIEFPMNSITTGVKTAPGEGCPSPSPDIALTAPAEHNLSPDQRAVVESLRSGSAKRKEIEAKTGFCEDKVRDLLNSLTAMRIVHKEGQGKATYYALKSIF